The following proteins are encoded in a genomic region of Penaeus chinensis breed Huanghai No. 1 chromosome 10, ASM1920278v2, whole genome shotgun sequence:
- the LOC125030002 gene encoding rRNA methyltransferase 1, mitochondrial-like isoform X1: protein MDRNIPHVLDVFSCSPRARRRVHATDLDQMARQMKEAADLGQKNPGNDSAVSVGSSEEDDEASISKYFDYLNDDDPKNGSVSRRKKKKKGQGSGKENNNQGGGGKENNKEGKDKGGGNHNNNHSNDSKDQGKRDQSSERQSRKGEYEKDIRHIERHLSMKKTIRKKMMRDLQQAFVEDPGEFQQDPNRMAPEKKNNIDIRNLTFSKGRLSKSEHNFLDMLKDENAKEKEKKDRKGILGYKNNKNRESSKEVLKDDDSGNGSPTREPSKEEKEVVKEEKKVGFWKKLTGKGKNKR from the exons ATGGACCGAAATATACCTCATGTTCTCGACGTGTTCTCCTGTTCTCCGAGGGCGCGGAGGCGAGTTCACGCGACTGATCTGGACCAG ATGGCGCGGCAGATGAAGGAAGCGGCAGACCTCGGCCAGAAGAATCCGGGCAACGACTCCGCCGTCTCCGTTGGCTCCAGCGAGGAGGACGACGAAGCCAGCATCTCCAAGTACTTCGATTACCTGAATGACGACGACCCTAAGAACGGCAGCGTttccaggaggaagaagaagaagaagggccagggaagtgggaaagagaataataaccaagggggaggagggaaggaaaataataaggaaggaaaagacaaaggggGCGGGaatcacaataacaaccacaGTAATGACAGCAAAGATCAGGGCAAGAGAGATCAGTCATCTGAACGCCAGAGCCGCAAGGGAGAGTACGAGAAAGACATCAGGCATATTGAACGCCACCTGTCTATGAAGAAGACGATTCGCAAGAAGATGATGAGAGACCTTCAGCAGGCCTTCGTCGAGGACCCCGGCGAGTTCCAGCAGGACCCCAACAGGATGGCCccagagaagaagaacaacatcGACATCCGTAATTTGACCTTTTCCAAGGGTCGCCTCTCCAAGTCTGAACACAACTTCCTCGACATGCTGAAGGACGAGAATgccaaggagaaggaaaagaaagatcgCAAGGGGATTCTAGGgtacaagaacaacaagaacagagAGTCTTCCAAGGAGGTTTTGAAGGACGATGACTCTGGCAATGGGTCGCCTACGAGGGAGCCAtccaaggaagaaaaggaggtggtaaaggaggaaaagaaggtcgGCTTTTGGAAGAAGCTAAcaggaaaggggaagaacaagCGATGA
- the LOC125030002 gene encoding rRNA methyltransferase 1, mitochondrial-like isoform X2, with amino-acid sequence MARQMKEAADLGQKNPGNDSAVSVGSSEEDDEASISKYFDYLNDDDPKNGSVSRRKKKKKGQGSGKENNNQGGGGKENNKEGKDKGGGNHNNNHSNDSKDQGKRDQSSERQSRKGEYEKDIRHIERHLSMKKTIRKKMMRDLQQAFVEDPGEFQQDPNRMAPEKKNNIDIRNLTFSKGRLSKSEHNFLDMLKDENAKEKEKKDRKGILGYKNNKNRESSKEVLKDDDSGNGSPTREPSKEEKEVVKEEKKVGFWKKLTGKGKNKR; translated from the coding sequence ATGGCGCGGCAGATGAAGGAAGCGGCAGACCTCGGCCAGAAGAATCCGGGCAACGACTCCGCCGTCTCCGTTGGCTCCAGCGAGGAGGACGACGAAGCCAGCATCTCCAAGTACTTCGATTACCTGAATGACGACGACCCTAAGAACGGCAGCGTttccaggaggaagaagaagaagaagggccagggaagtgggaaagagaataataaccaagggggaggagggaaggaaaataataaggaaggaaaagacaaaggggGCGGGaatcacaataacaaccacaGTAATGACAGCAAAGATCAGGGCAAGAGAGATCAGTCATCTGAACGCCAGAGCCGCAAGGGAGAGTACGAGAAAGACATCAGGCATATTGAACGCCACCTGTCTATGAAGAAGACGATTCGCAAGAAGATGATGAGAGACCTTCAGCAGGCCTTCGTCGAGGACCCCGGCGAGTTCCAGCAGGACCCCAACAGGATGGCCccagagaagaagaacaacatcGACATCCGTAATTTGACCTTTTCCAAGGGTCGCCTCTCCAAGTCTGAACACAACTTCCTCGACATGCTGAAGGACGAGAATgccaaggagaaggaaaagaaagatcgCAAGGGGATTCTAGGgtacaagaacaacaagaacagagAGTCTTCCAAGGAGGTTTTGAAGGACGATGACTCTGGCAATGGGTCGCCTACGAGGGAGCCAtccaaggaagaaaaggaggtggtaaaggaggaaaagaaggtcgGCTTTTGGAAGAAGCTAAcaggaaaggggaagaacaagCGATGA